In Deinococcus puniceus, one genomic interval encodes:
- a CDS encoding response regulator gives MNIPNTLNTHTTIEILLVEDSEPDILLTQEAFADARVPNRLHVARDGVDALNFLRREGIHANAPRPDVILLDINMPRKNGLEVLTEIKADPLLGSIPVVMLTTSQAEDDVRTSYARHASGYVIKPVGFDNFLTAIRAFEDFWMTFVRFPPRA, from the coding sequence GTGAATATACCGAACACATTGAATACCCATACCACCATCGAAATTTTGCTTGTCGAGGACAGCGAACCCGATATCTTGCTGACTCAGGAAGCTTTTGCCGACGCCCGCGTGCCCAACCGCCTGCATGTGGCCCGCGACGGCGTGGACGCCCTGAATTTTTTGCGCCGCGAAGGCATCCATGCCAACGCCCCGCGCCCCGACGTGATTTTGCTGGACATCAATATGCCGCGCAAAAACGGGCTGGAAGTGCTGACCGAAATCAAGGCCGATCCTCTGCTGGGCAGCATTCCGGTGGTCATGCTCACCACGTCTCAGGCCGAGGACGACGTGCGGACTTCGTATGCTCGCCACGCCAGCGGCTACGTGATCAAGCCTGTGGGTTTCGACAATTTCCTGACGGCTATTCGCGCCTTCGAGGACTTCTGGATGACCTTCGTGCGCTTCCCGCCCCGTGCCTGA
- a CDS encoding HD domain-containing protein → MNREQAHALMQEHTPSESLRRHMLNVEAAMRWYARHWNEDEDLYAVTGLLHDFDYELRPDTHPYWGVEFLRTTTDTPEAVLDAIMGHAAYTGTPRTSLLSRTLFAVDELTGLVQASALVRPDRDVRGVGLSSLKKRFKNKAFAGGVNRDEVVQGAEELGVDLDQHMQNVLSAMQAMAQAEAAAH, encoded by the coding sequence ATGAACCGCGAGCAAGCCCACGCCCTGATGCAGGAACACACGCCCTCCGAGTCGTTGCGGCGGCACATGCTGAATGTGGAAGCCGCCATGCGCTGGTATGCACGCCACTGGAACGAAGACGAAGACCTGTACGCCGTGACGGGCCTGCTGCACGACTTCGATTACGAACTGCGCCCGGACACCCATCCGTACTGGGGCGTAGAATTCCTGCGAACCACCACCGACACGCCGGAAGCCGTACTGGACGCCATTATGGGCCACGCCGCCTACACGGGCACGCCCCGCACGTCGCTGCTGTCGCGCACGCTGTTTGCCGTAGACGAACTGACAGGCTTGGTGCAGGCTTCCGCACTGGTTCGCCCAGACCGCGATGTGCGCGGCGTGGGACTGTCCAGCCTCAAAAAACGCTTTAAGAATAAGGCGTTCGCAGGGGGCGTGAACCGTGACGAGGTAGTACAGGGTGCAGAAGAACTGGGCGTTGACCTTGACCAGCACATGCAAAACGTGCTGAGCGCGATGCAGGCGATGGCGCAGGCCGAGGCCGCCGCACACTGA